Part of the Woronichinia naegeliana WA131 genome, TCATCATTCGGATCACGGGGAAGCAGCAAAAGCGTTAATTGCTTTTCCAAGGCTTGAATCTGATTTTCTAGTTCCTCCACCTCCATCCCGGCAATTTCACGCATTTCAGGATCGCTACTGGATTCTTTGAGAATCTGTTTAGCCCCAATTAAATCGTCCTGAGCCTTTCTCCATTCATCGTAGGTATTAACCGTCTCTTCCAGGGATGAACGTGCTTTGGCAACCCGTTGCAATTCTTCGGGATTGGTCGTCACATCCGGATCGGCTAACAGGCGCGTTAATTCCTGGTAGGTTTGTTCAACGGATTGCAATTTATCCAAAAGGTAAGTTTCAGCCATAGTCTCGTTAGGGTCAATACACTCAATCCTCTATGATAACCTGTGGACGGTTTCTTCGGGTGGAGGAAAGGGAAAGACTTGTTAGGAAGTCTGGGGCATAATCCTACATTCCGCAGGTTGCGCAAGAGGCAAGATGGCTCATCTGTTCGGATATTACGCGTGCGTATTGACTGCGAATAAGAATAAAAAAGTGTAAATTAAAGTGGCTCTTATCGCTATCTCCCCTTTTTAGTTATAATCCACCTTTCAGGGCCACTTCACAGCGATCGCTGATTGTTCATATTTACCGTAAAGTCTAAATGCGATCGCTATGAGTAAACAATAACCAGTAATTAGGGCTTGCTGAAAAAGTCAAAAAACGAAAGAAATGTGGGTTAGGGAAGTATGGACTGAAAAAGCATAGATAACTTATCCTTATGGAAACAAATCAAAATACAGATTTTGTTTAATCTATTGTTCCTTTCTGTCTAAAAAGGTCAACACAAATCACTCCTCACAAAAGAGAGGAAAATTAACACCATTTTTCACAAGAAAAACGACTCTACAACTTTTTACTTTTTGTCTTCTGAAGTAGAGTAGAAAGATTCATTACCAAAAAGTTCATCGCAATTACCGTTTCCGAGGTCTCAGGTAGTTTGGCCATCACTCGACCAAGACTAAATTTCCTCTTTCCCTGTCCGAATTTACCCTCAATGGCATTACGCACTCTTTCATCTGAGCGTGCCTCTTTCTTTTTTTCTTTGCTCACCTCTTTCGGCGGTCTTCCCAATCGGGGACCACTCATTCTTATATCCCTTTCTTTACAATAAGCTCGATTCGCTTTTGTTCGATAGATTTTATCCACATGAACCGATTCCGGATAACATCCTGTTTCCCTTTTATATTCTTCTATTCGCGCTTGTAAATCTCCCGATTCGTTGTAATTATCCCAACTTAATTTGTCTAAGAAGACAAAGCCATTCACATTACTTGCCGATATTTTAGCTCCAAACTCTACTGCTTTTCCCGCTTTTCCACGCACTATTGGACGCACGTGAGGTTGGCTTACACTCACAATTCTGTTTTCTACTTTATTTGTCTTTTTTTCATACATTTCTAACTGTTGCTCATACACTTTTCCTATCGTTACAAGCTCTTCTTGCTCTTTTTTCGTTAGTTTTTCTAACTTTGCTCCCTCTTCTATCATTTTTTCTATATCAGACAAGTTTCTTTTTATATATCCTAGTTGTTTTTTTGTTCCTTTTCTTCTTTCTTTTTTTGACACACGACGTTTTTTTGCTATGGCTAAGTACTCTTTTCTTGCCACTTCCCTATAAGTCCTCGGCTTTTCTTTCCTTTTCTCTTTTATTTCTTCATACAGCTTATCTATTATTTTTTCTGTTTTTTCTCTGGCATCATTCAATATTCCTATATCCGTTGGATATTTTATATCTGCTGGTGTACAAGTCGCATCTAACAATAACTTTCCTTCATTTTCTTTTTTTTCTGACGCTACACCCGTCGCTTTTTTTTCTATTTCTTTATTAATTTTATTTATTAATTCCATTCCTATTTTTTTACGAAAATGAACCATCATTGACGCATTAAATGCTTCTTTGCTACTATAGCTTTCCATTCCTATAAAGTACTGTAAATAAGGGTTCTCTTTTATTTGTTCTACTGTTTCTCTGTCACTTTTTCCTGAAATTTCTTTGATAATTAATGCTCCTAATGCCATTCTAAATGATTTGGCTGGGGCTCCTTTTTTTTCTGTGAAGTTTTTTGCATATTCTTCCTCATATTCTTCCCAAAGAATCATTTTTGACATTTCTATCCAACGATTTTCTTCGTCTAACTGCCCGCCGAACAGATTTTTCAAGTTTTCTGGTGTTTCAATTGAGTACTGTTGCTTTCGGTACATCTGCTTTCTCTCTTCTTAATGCAATGGTTTTGAGGCATTCTACCCTATTTTCGTGCATTCTAGCGGTTCTTAATTCGCCTACTATTTTTCTCCGTAAAGGTTTCAGCTTTTTTCAGCAAGCCCTAATTATTTCTATTAATGAGGATGAAAAATCAGATTAGTTTTAATTTCAGACAAAGCTTGTTCTAATGTTAAATTAGTAGAAACTTCCCACCATTGCCCCGTATGGCGAAAATAAGCCAAATTAAAACTGGTGGGCGTAACATATTCCAAACGAGTAAACTTTGCCTCAAAGGAAGGAACCATTGCTCTAGGGCTAGGACAATTATAGGTTCCACAAATATAAAACCAGCAGCGATACCATTTACCGAAAATATCTACTAAATAATTAAAGTCATGATCAGTAGGCGGTTCTTTGATATAACGAGGCTTGAATTCCTGTTCAATCAATTCCGTCATTTTTTGGGTAATGAGAGCTTTCTGAGATTCGGGAACTTTGGGTTTTGCTGCTTTACTGGGGGAGTAAATCCATTGTTTTTGAGGAGCCATAGCATTACTGAATAAAGTGATCAATCATAAAGCTATTTTAGGGCAACCAGCTAGAATCTAGCAAGTTTTCTAAGCTGTAGGGACAATGCGTTGGTAAGTTTTGTAAGCGAGTTTTTTTTCTAGTGTATCGTTGAGCATCTTGATAGATAATACTCAAGTCTTGTTCTAGATATTGATACAAAGTTGTGGTCAAATGTCGTCTTAACTGAGTCCGAAAACTGTCTATCGTCGCCTCCCAATGAGACGCATTATTATCATACTCTGCTGACCAATATTGTAACAATAAAAGATGTCTAATGATCTGTTCTAAAAGACTTACTGCTTTATTTCTATCTCGTTTACCCAAGTCTTCTAACTCCTCAATCAGATTTTCAATATCTAGTTGATCTAGGCGATCGCTCTTTAAACACTCAATCGTTTTCTCTAACCACAGAGTCGGGTCAGTTTCATAAAGTTGAGAAATATGGGAGATAGGAGCAATAATAGGCATGGCAATAAAAAAGATTCAAAAAATTTTATCTTTGATCAGCAGAGTTTACATAGATATAGTTTTGCGGATTTTTGAGTGACTCGATCGCTTCTTTTAAATGCTGACGATTCGCTTCCGTCGAGAGCAAATAATCGGTTTCGTCGCTTTCATTTGATTCGACCATTAACAAAATAGCCTCGATTACCGTTCCTTCAGGTAAGTCAAGATTAGGTAAATCTAGTTGACCATTTTTAATGGTGGTTCTGTATTTAAGAGCATTCATTGAATTTGATTCTCTAAAGATTGTTAAATTATACCAAATTTAATTTTGAGTAGCGATCGCAGGTAGTGGGATCATCTTTAAATGTGCCAATGGTGTCAGAATAATTCTAAGCGCGATCGCCGAAGATAGATAAATTTAGCCAGCAGTACCTAAAACTTGTTCGGCTGTTAATTTCAGTCGGGGAAATGTGGTCGAAACAATGCTTTGATTACCGCGCACTTGCTGAATATCATATTCCCCATTTACCAGCGTACAAATAGAAAGAGTGGGTAGTTTTGACTTGCCAATGTGTCGAATACCGCCCAATCCTGCATAGTCCGCAATCCAATATTCAGGAATACCTAAAACTGCATAATCTTCAACTTTACGCGCATAATCATTTTGCCAATTGCTACTAACAACTTCCGCCACAAATTTAATCGAACTGCCTAATGTTAGGAGAGACTGACTACCCCAGAGCGGCTCTTTAATAAGCTCACGACGATCAATCACTGCCACATCGGGGCGAAATGCAGTCATACCAGCGTTAGCAGGGCGTAATAGTCCTCGCTGAAGGACAAACCAAGGCAAACCCATTTGGTCAATCTGGACGCAAACTTTTGTAGTGATAAAAGCCGCAACTTCCTCATGTGAACCCGTTGGTTCCAAATCAAATACCTCTCCGTCAATCAGTTCATAACGATTGTCGCCATCATAACAGGCTAGAAATTCGTTGAAGTTGAGCGGCTTCTGTTGAATCGAACGGTCGGTTGCAAGTGTCATCGGTCAATTTAGCCCAATTAATTCATTCAGTATATCGAAATATCAGTTTTTCCTACGCACTTTTCTGTATTTACTAGATAGCGATCGCAGATAGTGGGATCATCTTTAAATATGCCAACGATGCCAGAGTCGCCCATCTTTATAATATACCAAAAACTACAAAGTATTAAGGTCTGATTCAATTTTTTGTAACAAATCATAAATTTTGAGAAAATTGTTATAAGTTACAGAAGGAGCATCATAGCTGGGTGTTATTTCTTTAAGGTGGGTATGGGCAAGATCATTTCTTTTCTTTTGAAGAGCACCTAACTCTGATTTTATTCTCTGTAAAATATCTTGTTGTTGTTTTAATTTTGCTTCTAGTCTTTCCACTGAAATAATACCAATTATATGAATCAAAAATGCTCTAAATTTCTCATAATCAAAGCTAGGATTTCGTCTAACCATATTTCTAACACTTTCTATATTGGATCCCTCCAGCAAATTTAATTGAATATAATCTAAAATGATTTCATCTTGAGCTTCTTCGATCCAGGCACACAACTCTAAAATTGCTAATTTAGAATAAAATTGCAATCGTCTTGTTTGTAAATCACTTGGAAGTTCACTGGTCAAAACGGATTCATATAAACCTTTCAAGTCTTCTAAGCTATTCTTAATATCTTCGCTATTAGTCATTTAAGTTCCAAAAATATGAATAGCAATAGTTAAGCGATTCTTAAGTTGACTCGTCTGTAGTAAACCATTGGCTAACTGCTGAGGGGAATAGGGTTCCGAATCAATCAGTTTAAGCAAACGCACTTTAAACTCCTCTTGTGTTTGAGACTTTAAAAAAGACAAATTTTTGGCAATACCAATAAGTATTCCTTCCAGAATTAATGCACTTATATTTTGTCCATAGAAAAATAATTTTTCGGGCAAATAATTACTATCAATTAAGGTTATTGTCTCTTTAAAAATATTAATTTTTTGCTCAAGAATTGACGACTCAAGATTTTTATTCTTATACATATACCGATTAAGGAATTGTGTTAATGTTCCAGAATACTGTTCGTAGTCATCAAAAAAAGCAAAAAAACGTAAAATAAATTCTTCATCCTTAAGATGTTGTTTTTGTCGTACTCGAAAGGGAGAAATTTGTTGCCAGGTTTTTAGCTTGCTACAATCTTTTAATAATTGGTTAAGATTACCTTGATAGAGACAATTTCTAATTTCCTGATTATTTAATTTAGTGCCTCCTGTATTTAAGCGATGAAAAATGGTGTATAAATAATCCAGATGACTTTCTTGAGTCGAGTCAAAATAAATAGCTGTAATGGGTAATGATAAGTTTTCTACTTGTTGATATAAATGGGGAGTTTGATATTGAATCTCTTGAACGCTCTTACCTCGAATACGAAAATCAACATCAGGTAAATCTGATAATTGCCAGTCTGGTTGTGACAGAAATTGAACAATTGTGGTAATTCTTTGGAAACCGTCAACGATAAAACGTTGGCCTGTTTTAGAGTCCCAACTCCAACACAGATTAGGAATAGGAATTTGTTTCATCAAACTATCAATAAAACGGGTTTTTTCTGCTTCCTTCCAATTTAATTTGCGTTGAAATAGGGAATTAGCCTCTAGCGTTTGTTGAGAAAATAGCTCACAAATTTCTGCACAGGTGCGTAATTCATTAAATGCGATAAGATCATTTGGAGGTGATTGAATAAAATCCTCATATTCGTAGGTTTCCTGATAGGTTTTATCTATCTGCTTTTGAAGAGCTAATTCTTGTTTAGATAAACTGATCATTTTTTCTCCTTTTTTAGAAAGTCAGGGAAATAACTCTTATTTCTAAACCCCGTCTAACTCGAAACCTGTAGTTTTTTAATGTCCCAAGGCGATCCCCCTAAATCCCCCTTAAAAAGGGGGACTTCTGGAATGTATCTAAAAAAACTACAGTTCCCAAAATGGACGTGGTTTATCTCCCCATTTTAGCTAGAATTCCCCTTTTAAAGCCGCGCCCCAGGGATCGCAGATAGTGGGATCATCTTTAAATGTGCCAAAAGAAAAATGGTTCATTTTCCCATCCAACCTTCAATTGCACCGCCAATCAAGGCTCCGACAGGATTATCAAAGGATTTTTTCAAAAATTCGAGGCCACCTTTTTGAGCCGCATTAATCAGTTTTTGCTTTAAGTTGGGATCGTTTTTAATAATTTCAATGGTCTTAATCCCCTGCATGGTTTTATCGTTGGGATAGGTTTGGGCAAGGGGCGTAATAATGGCTTGGACTTCGGTAATGATTTCGGTTAGATTTTGCTGTTCGGCTTCGTTAAGAATACCCGCAACTTTAGCGTTACCTTGAATTTCGCCTTGATTAACTCCCACTCCAAAGGTTCCTGCTTGTTTAATTTCGCCGTAGGACACTGCTTTTGCCTCAATGGTTATAGGTCTATTTGCTAATAGTTTAGCAATTTCTGACATATCGGTGCTTTTTTCTCGATAAAGTTGGAGAACTTCTCGATTGTTGGTTATTTCCTGCTCTTTATTGGCTAGTTGGGCTTGATAGTTTTGTTCAATTAAGGCTATTTTTTGTTCATAAACTTGATAAAAACGATTTTCTAGCTCTGCTTTATCCGTATCCTGGGGCGCGTCAATTTGAATAACAAAAGTCCCATCTCGTTTTTTGAGGATGCCTGCGATGGACAGTTCAATGTTTTCAGATTCGATTTGTAAACCATGAAAGGATTCAAGAAAGGCTTTCCAGTCAATGCCATCACTAAAAATTAGGTCAACGGTTTCCCTTACGATTTCAATTAATCGCTGAAAATCACCAGCATTAAAGATTTTATTCGGATCACGGGGACGACGCTCTTGATAAGTTTTTCTTTCACCCAATTCGTAATAAATGTAATCACAAATCACCGCTTCAAAAATAGTGCCAGTATTAATATGCCAATCCTGGATACAAGCCCCCGTTAGGTTAGCACGGGTAAAGTTAGTGTTCAAAGTGTTGGCTCCACTGAGGTCGGCTCTACTGAAGTTGGCTTCACTGAAGTTGGCTCCACTGAGGTCGGCTCTACTGAAGTTGGCTTCACTGAAGTTGACTCCGCTGAAGTTGACTCCACTGAAGTTGACTCCACTGAAGTTGGCTCCACTGAGGTTGACTCCGATGAGGTTGGCTCCACTAAAGTTGGCTCCACCGATGAAGTTGGCTCCACTGAGGTAGCCTCCTCCACGAAGGTCGGCTCCACTAAGGTTGGCTCCACTGAAGTTGGCTTGACGGAGGCTGGCTGAACGGAGGTTGGCTCCACTGAGGTCGGCTCCACTGAGGTCGGCTCCAATGAGTTTCGCTCCAATGAGTTTCGCTCCACTGAGGTTGGCTGCACTAAGATCGGCTCCACTGAGGTCGGCTTCACTGAGGTTGGCTTCAATGAGGTTGGCTTCACTAAGATCGGCTCCACTGAGGTTGGCTTCAATGAGGTTGGCTTCAATGAGGTTGGCTCCCCTGAGGTTGGCTCCCCTGAGGTTGGCTCCCCTGAGGATGGCTCCCCTGAGGATGGCTCCCCTGAGGATGGCTTTACTAAGATCGGCTCCACTAAGATCAGCTCCACTGAGGATGGCTCTACTGAGGTTGGCTTCAATGAGGTTGGCTTCAATGAGGTTGGCTCCACTGAGGTTGGCTCCACTGAAGTTGGCTTGACGGAGGTTGACTCCACGAAGGTCGGCTCCACTGAGGTTGGCTCCACTGAAGTTGGCTTGATGGAGGTTGACTCCACGAAGGTCGGCTCCACTGAGGTTGGTTCCCCTGAGGTCGGCTTTACTAAGATCGACTCCCCTGAGGATGGCTCCCCTGAGGATGGCTCCCCTGAGGATGGCTTCACTAAGATCGGCTCCACTAAGATCGGCTCCACTGAGGATGGCTCTACTGAGGTTGGCTTCAATGAGGATGGCTTCAATGAGGTTGGCTCCCCTGAGGTTGGCTCCCCTGAGGTTGGCTTGAGTGAAGTTTATTTCAATTCCAGGGTTCTTTTTTCTCCTCCATTCGTTCCATTTCTTAACACCCCATTCAAGCCTTGCTAATTGTTCTTGATTAGCCATAGAAACTACTTCCCCTCACCAACGGATTAAATCGGTAAACTCAAAAGTCATTAATCTTTATTTTGCAATCAATCAAGCTATTTTGCATTATTTTTATCTCATTTTTCAACGATCAGCAACATTCAACAAAGCAAAAACTAGGGAAATAGTTGCTTACCCTATCTCCCTAAAATTAATTAAAATTCTCCCTTTAAAGACGCTTCACAGCGATCGCAGATAGTGGGATCATCTTTCAATGTGCCAACAGTATCAGAATAATTCCAACAGCGATCGCACTTATGACCATCAGCCTTAACAATGGCAATGGCTAAATTATCAGTTTCACTGTTAAAATCAGTAGCTTGAATCGCCACTAAATCCACTAACTCCACTTGAGAAGCTAAGAGTAAATAACGCAATTGATCCACACCTTGACCTGACAATAACTCGGTGGAATTGTAGTTAAGCAATAGAGTTTTTAACTCTGGATTCGCCACATAAAGTAACACTTTGGCCTCCAGAGAAGAACCGATCGCCTTGCCGATGCGGGCCGCTTCCATGACTTTATTAACTTCATTGCGAAGACCGCGTAACTGTTCCCAACTTTGAGCTAATTCTGGTTTTAACCATTCCTGGTGAGCCTTTAACCAACCCGCTTGAAATACCGATTTATAGGGTTTTTCGTAGGGTAAAAATTGCCAAATATCTTCAGCTAAATGGGGTAAGACAGGGGCGATCGCCTTGGCTAAATTTTCTAAAGCAATCTGTAAAATCGTTTGGCAACTACGACGACGGGGCGCATTAGGGTCGGAAATATAAAGCCGATCCTTGGCAATATCCAGATAAAAATTAGATAAATCTACCACACAGAAATTCTGCACCGTTTGGAAGAATTTAAAGAACTGGAAACTTTCGTAGGCTTCCGTTACTTCCGTAAAAACTTCCGTAATGCGATGTAACATATAGCGGTCTAATTCAGGCAAATCCTCATAGGCAACAGCATCAGTTTCGGGATTAAAAGCGTGTAAATTACCCAACAAAAAGCGGGCCGTATTGCGAATTTTATTGCGAGCATCCGCCAATTGTCCAATAATCGTTGGCCCAATATTGACATCATTAGAATAATCAACCGAAGCTACCCATAACCGCAAAATATCGGCTCCGTAGGCAGGTTGCTGTTTTTGATTTTTACCGCCATTAATAATCTGATTGGGATCAACCACATTGCCCAGGGATTTACTCATTTTAAAACCCTTTTCATCCAACACAAAACCGTGAGTTAACACCGTTTTATAGGGAGCAATACCATTAACCGCCGCACTGGTTAAAAGACTGGATTGGAACCAACCGCGATGTTGATCCGAACCTTCCAAATACATATCCACAGGGTATTTTAATTCAGGTCGAGTTTGAGCCACCGCCGCCCAGGAAGAACCCGAATCAAACCAAACATCCATCGTGTCTTCACCCTTACGATATTCGCGCCCATTATTGCGATAACTAGGGGGTAATAACTCTTCTATGGATAATTCCCACCAGGCATCAGAACCCTTTTCGGCAAAAATTTGTTGCACATGATTGACGGTTTCTTCTGTTAGCAAAGGCTCATTCGTTTCTAAGTCATAAAAGACTGGAATGGGAACGCCCCAAGACCGTTGCCGCGAAATACACCAATCACTGCGATCGCTGACCATAGGGGTAATGCGATTTTCTCCCTGGGCGGGAATCCAAGTCACCGATTTAATGGCAGCTAAAGCAGCTTCACGAAATCCTTCTACCGAAGCAAACCACTGTTCCGTAGCGCGAAAAATCGTCGGTTTTTTAGTGCGCCAATCGTAGGGATATTTGTGTTGATAGGCTTCTTCTTTCAGCAATGCCCCTAATTTTTGTAACTCATTGATAATGGCTTCGTTGGCATCTTTCAAGACATTTAAACCCGCAAATTGTCCAGCCTCTGCGGTTAAATTGCCCGCATCATCCACAGGAGACAAAATTGGTAAATGATAACGTTGCCCGACAATATAATCCTCTTGACCGTGACCTGGTGCGGTGTGAACTAGCCCTGTACCTGATTCAGTAGTCACATAATCACCACCAATCACAATGGGACTTTGGCGATCGTAGAGAGGATGACGGTATTGGGTATGCTCTAAATCCGCACCTTTAATGGTCGTTTTAACAGTTAGATTACATTCCCAAAGAGTTGATAATCGTTCCACTAAATCTAGGGCGACAATTAGATATTTTTGTTGACAAATTGGTTGATTATTTTCGGCGATCGCATAGGTTAAATCAGGGTTTAAAGCAACCGCTAAATTACCAGGTAAAGTCCAGGGCGTTGTTGTCCAAATAGCAACCCCTAAATTGGGTAAATAGGGTGTTAATAAATCCTTAACTTTTTCCCCCGCTTGGGTAATGGGAAAAGAGACATAAACACTGCGAGAAGTGTGACCTTCGGGATATTCCAATTCCGCTTCAGCCAAGGCTGTCCGAGAACTAGGACTCCAATGCACTGGTTTCAAACCGCGATAAATATAGCCATTGAGAGCCATTTTACCAAAGACCCCGATCTGGGCGGCTTCATACTCAGGAGTTAAGGTTAAATAGGGATTTTTCCAGTCTCCCCAAACGCCATAACGTTGAAATCCAACTGCCTGCTCTTGTTGAGCTTTAAGGGCAAATTCTTTCGCTTTTTGACGCAAAGTTAAGGGCGTTAAGGCTTGACGCTCTTCTGGTTTTAAACTTTGTAAAACTTTTAATTCGATGGGCAAACCGTGACAATCCCAACCAGGCACATAACGAACCTTATGACCCTGCAAAAGTTTATATCTATTAATAATATCTTTGAGAATCTTATTTAAAGCATGACCAATATGCAGCGAACCATTGGCGTAGGGCGGGCCATCGTGGAGTACAAATAGCTCTTTCGGATTTTCGTTGGCTAGGGTTTCATAAATCTGTTCATCCTGCCAAAATTGCTGGATTTCGGGTTCTCGTTTCGTCGCATTGGCCCGCATATCGAACTGAGTTTGAGGCAGGTTAACCGTATTTTTGTAACTTTTGGCTTCTGTCACGGATCTATAGGGAGAGACAAAGGGTTGAGCATCCTAAATTCTAACTTGTTTTGTTGGGGCTGGGAGCTAGATTTAATGAATTGCAGCGATCGCCGCTCTATCCAATTAGGTTAACAAGAGGAAGAGTAAAATTGGTTAAAGCGATCGCAGATTGATCATGAAACCGACGCTATTCAGAACGCTTTAAAAAAGAGGAATTGAAGCCCTTAATCCTTCGTAATCCTAAAAAAACGATTATTAGATTGGATGCACCAACAAGGACTTGGTCAAATTTATGCATAGATAAAACTCTATTAAAAGCCCTGTATGGATAGAGAAAGATAGATGTAACTAATCAATGACTTTAGAAATTGGTATTTTACAAATTCAGGTTTATCAGGCAACTATAGGAGATAGGAAGACTCACTCCCCAAGAAACCAAAGTTTTGGAGGTTTTACCAATGGTTGCCCTGACTCAACGCCCACTTCAATCTAAGCCTGCCCAACGCTTGACCATGCAAACGGTGGCGATCGCGCCAGAAACAACGGCGATGCGTTTGATGAAAATTTGTCTTTAATAGAAGAAGATTTTCACTATTATTATGACTGTTTAATGGGGCCTAATGCGCGATCAGTATCTTCTAATCTTAAAACCCACCATAAATAATGAATTTGTTCTGCATTTAGCGCGACCTGATTTTGTCCTATTAGAGGGGGAGAAATGACTAAACGATAGACTATAATTATTTAACTAATTTTTTATATTTTTCTCATTCTTTACAAATATCTCAAGAACTGGACAGTGGGAAGTTCTCGATGCGGGTAAGTGGAGAAAAGAAAATCGGACATCCGATACCAAAGAGTGCCGTTATGTCCGAAACTGGCTGATATAAGAAAATCGATAGCCAGTGCTATCTATCAATTATGCAACTATGTCAGCGACTAGAGCAAATCCTCGATAATCTCCGTCCAGTCTTTAGCCGAGAAGCAACGTTCCAATGGTTTATTCTGTTAGTCTGGGGAGTGGTGCTCAACAGCCAACCCAGCGCAATCACCAGCTA contains:
- a CDS encoding Uma2 family endonuclease; its protein translation is MTLATDRSIQQKPLNFNEFLACYDGDNRYELIDGEVFDLEPTGSHEEVAAFITTKVCVQIDQMGLPWFVLQRGLLRPANAGMTAFRPDVAVIDRRELIKEPLWGSQSLLTLGSSIKFVAEVVSSNWQNDYARKVEDYAVLGIPEYWIADYAGLGGIRHIGKSKLPTLSICTLVNGEYDIQQVRGNQSIVSTTFPRLKLTAEQVLGTAG
- the ileS gene encoding isoleucine--tRNA ligase, with the translated sequence MTEAKSYKNTVNLPQTQFDMRANATKREPEIQQFWQDEQIYETLANENPKELFVLHDGPPYANGSLHIGHALNKILKDIINRYKLLQGHKVRYVPGWDCHGLPIELKVLQSLKPEERQALTPLTLRQKAKEFALKAQQEQAVGFQRYGVWGDWKNPYLTLTPEYEAAQIGVFGKMALNGYIYRGLKPVHWSPSSRTALAEAELEYPEGHTSRSVYVSFPITQAGEKVKDLLTPYLPNLGVAIWTTTPWTLPGNLAVALNPDLTYAIAENNQPICQQKYLIVALDLVERLSTLWECNLTVKTTIKGADLEHTQYRHPLYDRQSPIVIGGDYVTTESGTGLVHTAPGHGQEDYIVGQRYHLPILSPVDDAGNLTAEAGQFAGLNVLKDANEAIINELQKLGALLKEEAYQHKYPYDWRTKKPTIFRATEQWFASVEGFREAALAAIKSVTWIPAQGENRITPMVSDRSDWCISRQRSWGVPIPVFYDLETNEPLLTEETVNHVQQIFAEKGSDAWWELSIEELLPPSYRNNGREYRKGEDTMDVWFDSGSSWAAVAQTRPELKYPVDMYLEGSDQHRGWFQSSLLTSAAVNGIAPYKTVLTHGFVLDEKGFKMSKSLGNVVDPNQIINGGKNQKQQPAYGADILRLWVASVDYSNDVNIGPTIIGQLADARNKIRNTARFLLGNLHAFNPETDAVAYEDLPELDRYMLHRITEVFTEVTEAYESFQFFKFFQTVQNFCVVDLSNFYLDIAKDRLYISDPNAPRRRSCQTILQIALENLAKAIAPVLPHLAEDIWQFLPYEKPYKSVFQAGWLKAHQEWLKPELAQSWEQLRGLRNEVNKVMEAARIGKAIGSSLEAKVLLYVANPELKTLLLNYNSTELLSGQGVDQLRYLLLASQVELVDLVAIQATDFNSETDNLAIAIVKADGHKCDRCWNYSDTVGTLKDDPTICDRCEASLKGEF
- a CDS encoding DUF29 domain-containing protein; protein product: MPIIAPISHISQLYETDPTLWLEKTIECLKSDRLDQLDIENLIEELEDLGKRDRNKAVSLLEQIIRHLLLLQYWSAEYDNNASHWEATIDSFRTQLRRHLTTTLYQYLEQDLSIIYQDAQRYTRKKTRLQNLPTHCPYSLENLLDSSWLP
- a CDS encoding pentapeptide repeat-containing protein, with amino-acid sequence MANQEQLARLEWGVKKWNEWRRKKNPGIEINFTQANLRGANLRGANLIEAILIEANLSRAILSGADLSGADLSEAILRGAILRGAILRGVDLSKADLRGTNLSGADLRGVNLHQANFSGANLSGADLRGVNLRQANFSGANLSGANLIEANLIEANLSRAILSGADLSGADLSKAILRGAILRGAILRGANLRGANLRGANLIEANLIEANLSGADLSEANLIEANLSEADLSGADLSAANLSGAKLIGAKLIGADLSGADLSGANLRSASLRQANFSGANLSGADLRGGGYLSGANFIGGANFSGANLIGVNLSGANFSGVNFSGVNFSGVNFSEANFSRADLSGANFSEANFSRADLSGANTLNTNFTRANLTGACIQDWHINTGTIFEAVICDYIYYELGERKTYQERRPRDPNKIFNAGDFQRLIEIVRETVDLIFSDGIDWKAFLESFHGLQIESENIELSIAGILKKRDGTFVIQIDAPQDTDKAELENRFYQVYEQKIALIEQNYQAQLANKEQEITNNREVLQLYREKSTDMSEIAKLLANRPITIEAKAVSYGEIKQAGTFGVGVNQGEIQGNAKVAGILNEAEQQNLTEIITEVQAIITPLAQTYPNDKTMQGIKTIEIIKNDPNLKQKLINAAQKGGLEFLKKSFDNPVGALIGGAIEGWMGK
- a CDS encoding DUF262 domain-containing protein, which encodes MISLSKQELALQKQIDKTYQETYEYEDFIQSPPNDLIAFNELRTCAEICELFSQQTLEANSLFQRKLNWKEAEKTRFIDSLMKQIPIPNLCWSWDSKTGQRFIVDGFQRITTIVQFLSQPDWQLSDLPDVDFRIRGKSVQEIQYQTPHLYQQVENLSLPITAIYFDSTQESHLDYLYTIFHRLNTGGTKLNNQEIRNCLYQGNLNQLLKDCSKLKTWQQISPFRVRQKQHLKDEEFILRFFAFFDDYEQYSGTLTQFLNRYMYKNKNLESSILEQKINIFKETITLIDSNYLPEKLFFYGQNISALILEGILIGIAKNLSFLKSQTQEEFKVRLLKLIDSEPYSPQQLANGLLQTSQLKNRLTIAIHIFGT